The region CTGTTGGGCATAGCGTGCGTTATTTGCGGGTTATTATGGCTGCATCACGAAATGAGGCATTCAGATGGGTAGTGCACTTTTCTGGATTTTCAGTTCTATCTCTCTTGATATAGCAGCAAACTGGGCTATCAAGCGCTCCAGAGGCTTCGCGATAAAACGGTGGGGAATTCTTTCCATTGCGCTTGTTATCTGCGCCTTTTTAATGCTTAAACCAGCTCTGGCGTACTTTCATCTTTCTGTTGCGTATGCCCTATGGGGAGTTGGCGGGATAGCTGGCAGCTTTATTGTTGATCGCATTGTTTTTCATGTACATTTAAGTCCTCGTATCATCCCCCCTATCCTCTTGATGATTGTTGGAATTATTCTTATTAACATGACGACTCCACCAGTTCACTAGTGACTATTAGTCCGAATTACATACATTTTTTGTGCAAAAAGGTTCTATATCCTTTGTTTTTTGTTTATGATATTGAATTTTGGATTTTTTGATCACAGATACAAATGGATAACTATATATGAGTAAACCTGAATCACCCGTAGTTACAACAGCCAAGAATATAGCGGCGCTTTTTACTGGTAGAGCAATATCAGATGGTACAAATGTCTGGCGTGCTGCACCACAAGTGTCTGATGCTTTCATCACAAAGCTTCAGGCAAAGTGGAAGGAAGTACGCGAAACTGTGTTGCCGAAAGAGTTCCGTTCTAAAAACAAAAAACGCGAAGCACTTGGCGACATTTCTTTTGTTGTTGATGGAGTTGAGATTTTCCCTAAAATTTACACTCGTAATGATTACAAGCACAAACTGTTGCATGGTCTGTTTTTTTCAGAAGCACGCCGAAACTTCAGTACCATGTATTTTTTAATGGAAAATAATATTCCGACTACAGAGCCACTGGCACTGCTTTCAGGTGACAGACTGCATCCCGGAACAGAAACAGTCCTTTTTACAAAAAAACTCAAAGAGACTGACATCTATTTTTATACATTCCGTGATGAACTGCATAACTTTTCACAAGAAAAACGAAATGCATTTTTTATCTTGTTTGGTCAGAAGATGGCAGAATTGCACAATCTCGGAATCTACACAGAAGATACAGACAAAAATATTAGTATCCGTCCAATCGGTGACACGTACGACTTCCATTTTTATGATTTTGACAACTTCTATCCGTGGCGTTGTATGAACATGAAACGCACCATTCACGCAGTGCTGCACAGCTTATTCTGTCGCCACTACGATGCATCGTTAGAAGAATCTGAAATTTTCTTAGAGGCATATCTTACAGTCCGGCAACGCCCAGATTTAAAAGAAGAGCTGCTAAAAGAAATCAAACAGCGCATAGCATCCGGTGGATCAAAAAAATAAAATACCATGTCGGTTTTGAATAGCTTTCAAGCCATTCATCTCAAACCGACATGGTATTTTTTATACTCAGCAGCTAATTCAATCACTGCTTGAAGCAGATAACGCTACTGTTATGGCATAAACCACTTTTCGAGACGTACTTCAAAGTATTTCTGCGGATGGTCACATGCAGGGCAAACATGAGGTGCTTCAAGCCCTTCATGAACGTAACCACAGTTAATGCAACGCCATGCAACAGGCTTTGCTTTTTTGAA is a window of Halodesulfovibrio sp. DNA encoding:
- a CDS encoding SMR family transporter, whose product is MGSALFWIFSSISLDIAANWAIKRSRGFAIKRWGILSIALVICAFLMLKPALAYFHLSVAYALWGVGGIAGSFIVDRIVFHVHLSPRIIPPILLMIVGIILINMTTPPVH